One stretch of Molothrus aeneus isolate 106 chromosome 2, BPBGC_Maene_1.0, whole genome shotgun sequence DNA includes these proteins:
- the CLDND1 gene encoding claudin domain-containing protein 1 isoform X1, whose product MMDNRFATALVIACVLSLISTIYMAASIGTDFWYEYHTQSPAENVSEAGRSIWEEFVSKDADEKTYTDALFRCNGTVGLWRRCITVPKNSHWYSPPETDMTTNCISFSLSDQFAEKYIEPGNHNSGTDLNRTYLWRLQFLLPFVSIGLMCFGALIGLCACACRSLYPAIATGVLHFLAGLCTLGLVGCYVAGIELLHRKLPLPEDVKGEFGWSFCLACVSAPLQFMAAALFIWAARTNRKEFTLLKAYRVA is encoded by the exons ATGATGGACAACCGGTTTGCTACAGCGCTGGTGATCGCCTGCGTGCTCAGCCTCATCTCCACCATCTACATGGCCGCCTCCATCGGCACCGACTTCTGGTACGAGTACCACACCCAGTCCCCAGCCGAGAATGTTAgtgaggctgggagaagcatcTGGGAGGAGTTTGTCAGCAAAGATGCAGATGAGAAGACGTACACAGATGCGCTCTTCCGGTGCAACGGCACGGTTGGATTGTGGCGGAGGTGCATCACTGTACCCAAAAACTCTCACTGGTACAGCCCACCAG AAACTGATATGACTACAAACTGCATCAGTTTCTCCCTCTCTGATCAGTTTGCAGAAAAGTACATAGAGCCTGGAAATCACAACAGTGGCACGGATTTGAATCGGACTT ATCTCTGGCGGTTGCAGTTTCTCCTGCCCTTTGTCAGCATCGGCCTCATGTGCTTTGGGGCTCTGATTGGGctctgtgcttgtgcctgtCGCAGCCTTTACCCAGCCATTGCCACTGGAGTCCTGCATTTCCTAGCAG ggctgtgcacactGGGCCTCGTTGGATGCTATGTAGCTGGGATTGAGCTGCTCCATAGGAAGCTGCCTCTGCCCGAGGATGTGAAGGGTGAATTCGGCTGGTCCTTCTGCCTCGCCTGTGTGTCAGCACCTTTGCAGTTCATGGCAGCTGCTCTTTTCATCTGGGCAGCTCGCACCAACAGGAAGGAATTCACCCTCCTGAAAGCCTACCGTGTGGCTTAA
- the CLDND1 gene encoding claudin domain-containing protein 1 isoform X2, translating into MTTNCISFSLSDQFAEKYIEPGNHNSGTDLNRTYLWRLQFLLPFVSIGLMCFGALIGLCACACRSLYPAIATGVLHFLAGLCTLGLVGCYVAGIELLHRKLPLPEDVKGEFGWSFCLACVSAPLQFMAAALFIWAARTNRKEFTLLKAYRVA; encoded by the exons ATGACTACAAACTGCATCAGTTTCTCCCTCTCTGATCAGTTTGCAGAAAAGTACATAGAGCCTGGAAATCACAACAGTGGCACGGATTTGAATCGGACTT ATCTCTGGCGGTTGCAGTTTCTCCTGCCCTTTGTCAGCATCGGCCTCATGTGCTTTGGGGCTCTGATTGGGctctgtgcttgtgcctgtCGCAGCCTTTACCCAGCCATTGCCACTGGAGTCCTGCATTTCCTAGCAG ggctgtgcacactGGGCCTCGTTGGATGCTATGTAGCTGGGATTGAGCTGCTCCATAGGAAGCTGCCTCTGCCCGAGGATGTGAAGGGTGAATTCGGCTGGTCCTTCTGCCTCGCCTGTGTGTCAGCACCTTTGCAGTTCATGGCAGCTGCTCTTTTCATCTGGGCAGCTCGCACCAACAGGAAGGAATTCACCCTCCTGAAAGCCTACCGTGTGGCTTAA